From the genome of Silurus meridionalis isolate SWU-2019-XX chromosome 12, ASM1480568v1, whole genome shotgun sequence, one region includes:
- the mindy4b gene encoding inactive ubiquitin carboxyl-terminal hydrolase MINDY-4B isoform X4, producing the protein MFAKSHLKKRHNHVTKDGGKSKMENGLGKESDKNTDLDDILSQIEELGKWREIFDARGLELHNCSEKKPFERLKVEEETEDVSCSPSTHSFHNSSNLLTVPYSIPRALAISPSLGGHPLSPELAISLRKILFGNTFHIFNYEWKKSYFKFREPYSKLAYALEAERGGTRAIQMAVQAHVIKYLLFSQPLSSECCGMESLLEIGEKEQERALAAALADILWTAGEEGTATVSLVTPDRCFTPHLDYKLDNFTERLQLFTFKEKEDVTKFIYEHIKCFNEEGSHGVILFLYSLIFSRSIIRLQDDLDLSMTHLLQFGLGNFVCRQALLNLLLTGRASPNVFNGKLLCDEHGNALDQPLHGVLTRSNVGYLHWSREQAEHGSLPAVGSMLKTPKLPVWVCNVNGTYSVLFSPNRSLLSDWKMEHLFHLYFYNGQPSQIHIRITGRLKAEMVKETLKRGFPL; encoded by the exons ATGGAGAACGGGCTGGGCAAGGAGAGTGACAAGAACACAGACCTCGATGACATTCTGAGTCAGATAGAAGAGCTGGGAAAATGGAGGGAAATATTCGACGCACGTGG ATTGGAACTGCACAACTGTTCAGAAAAA AAACCTTTTGAGAGGCTTAAAGTTGAGGAAGAAACTGAAGATGTTTCATGTTCTCCCTCAACTCATTCATTTCACAACAGTAGCAACCTGCTAACAGTGCCCTACTCAATCCCACGTGCACTAGCTATCTCTCCCAGTCTGGGAGGACACCCATTGTCACCTGAACTTGCAAtc AGTCTGAGAAAGATATTGTTTGGAAACACATTTCACATCTTCAATTATGAGTGGAAGAAATCCTATTTCAAATTTCGGGAGCCATATTCCAAACTGGCCTATGCGTTGGAGGCAGAAAGA GGGGGAACACGGGCCATTCAGATGGCAGTCCAGGCCCACGTTATAAAATACTTGCTTTTTTCACAGCCATTGAGCTCGGAGTGCTGTGGAATGGAGAG TCTGTTGGAGATTGgggagaaagagcaagagagggCTTTAGCTGCTGCTTTGGCTGATATTTTATGGACAGCTGGTGAGGAGGGCACTGCCACCGTCTCCTTGGTTACGCCAGATCGCTGTTTCACCCCCCACCTGGACTACAAACTGGACAACTTTACAGAGCGG TTGCAGCTTTTCACCtttaaagagaaagaagacGTCACAAAATTTATATATGaacatattaaatgt TTTAATGAGGAGGGAAGCCATGGAGTCATTCTGTTTCTGTATAGTTTGATCTTCTCAAGGTCGATTATTAG ATTGCAAGATGACCTGGATTTAAGCATGACTCATCTCCTGCAGTTTGGCTTGGGCAACTTTGTTTGTCGCCAG GCTCTTTTAAACCTGCTGTTGACTGGTCGTGCCAGTCCTAATGTCTTCAATGGGAAGTTGTTATGCGATGAGCATGGAAATGCACTGGACCAACCACTCCATGGAGTTCTGACTCGGAGTAATGTGGGATACCTACACTGGAGCCGAGAACAAGCGGAACATGGCAGTCTGCCTGCT GTGGGAAGCATGCTGAAGACACCCAAACTTCCTGTTTGGGTTTGCAACGTCAACGGTACCTACAGCGTTTTATTTAGTCCAAACCGATCTCTGCTGTCTGACTGGAAGATGGAACATCTCTTTCACCTCTACTTCTACAATGGCCAACCATCCCAA ATACACATTCGCATCACTGGGAGGCTAAAAGCAGAGATGGTCAAGGAGACCCTGAAAAGAGGTTTCCCTCTGTAG
- the mindy4b gene encoding inactive ubiquitin carboxyl-terminal hydrolase MINDY-4B isoform X2: MEGNIRRTWIGTAQLFRKSLEMEDYKQLFQSISTLQSSRHGYIELLQEEVKRNQDKPFERLKVEEETEDVSCSPSTHSFHNSSNLLTVPYSIPRALAISPSLGGHPLSPELAISLRKILFGNTFHIFNYEWKKSYFKFREPYSKLAYALEAERGGTRAIQMAVQAHVIKYLLFSQPLSSECCGMESLLEIGEKEQERALAAALADILWTAGEEGTATVSLVTPDRCFTPHLDYKLDNFTERLQLFTFKEKEDVTKFIYEHIKCFNEEGSHGVILFLYSLIFSRSIIRLQDDLDLSMTHLLQFGLGNFVCRQALLNLLLTGRASPNVFNGKLLCDEHGNALDQPLHGVLTRSNVGYLHWSREQAEHGSLPAVGSMLKTPKLPVWVCNVNGTYSVLFSPNRSLLSDWKMEHLFHLYFYNGQPSQVSTAMLTIDTHSHHWEAKSRDGQGDPEKRFPSVEMTIRTKWEGAAIAWNGTIPFF; this comes from the exons ATGGAGGGAAATATTCGACGCACGTGG ATTGGAACTGCACAACTGTTCAGAAAAA GCCTTGAAATGGAAGATTATAAGCAGCTGTTCCAGAGCATCAGCACTTTGCAGTCTTCCAGACATGGATACATCGAACTGCTTCAAGAGGAGGTGAAGAGAAATCAGGAT AAACCTTTTGAGAGGCTTAAAGTTGAGGAAGAAACTGAAGATGTTTCATGTTCTCCCTCAACTCATTCATTTCACAACAGTAGCAACCTGCTAACAGTGCCCTACTCAATCCCACGTGCACTAGCTATCTCTCCCAGTCTGGGAGGACACCCATTGTCACCTGAACTTGCAAtc AGTCTGAGAAAGATATTGTTTGGAAACACATTTCACATCTTCAATTATGAGTGGAAGAAATCCTATTTCAAATTTCGGGAGCCATATTCCAAACTGGCCTATGCGTTGGAGGCAGAAAGA GGGGGAACACGGGCCATTCAGATGGCAGTCCAGGCCCACGTTATAAAATACTTGCTTTTTTCACAGCCATTGAGCTCGGAGTGCTGTGGAATGGAGAG TCTGTTGGAGATTGgggagaaagagcaagagagggCTTTAGCTGCTGCTTTGGCTGATATTTTATGGACAGCTGGTGAGGAGGGCACTGCCACCGTCTCCTTGGTTACGCCAGATCGCTGTTTCACCCCCCACCTGGACTACAAACTGGACAACTTTACAGAGCGG TTGCAGCTTTTCACCtttaaagagaaagaagacGTCACAAAATTTATATATGaacatattaaatgt TTTAATGAGGAGGGAAGCCATGGAGTCATTCTGTTTCTGTATAGTTTGATCTTCTCAAGGTCGATTATTAG ATTGCAAGATGACCTGGATTTAAGCATGACTCATCTCCTGCAGTTTGGCTTGGGCAACTTTGTTTGTCGCCAG GCTCTTTTAAACCTGCTGTTGACTGGTCGTGCCAGTCCTAATGTCTTCAATGGGAAGTTGTTATGCGATGAGCATGGAAATGCACTGGACCAACCACTCCATGGAGTTCTGACTCGGAGTAATGTGGGATACCTACACTGGAGCCGAGAACAAGCGGAACATGGCAGTCTGCCTGCT GTGGGAAGCATGCTGAAGACACCCAAACTTCCTGTTTGGGTTTGCAACGTCAACGGTACCTACAGCGTTTTATTTAGTCCAAACCGATCTCTGCTGTCTGACTGGAAGATGGAACATCTCTTTCACCTCTACTTCTACAATGGCCAACCATCCCAAGTCAGTACTGCAATGCTCACTATAG ATACACATTCGCATCACTGGGAGGCTAAAAGCAGAGATGGTCAAGGAGACCCTGAAAAGAGGTTTCCCTCTGTAGAGATGACCATCCGGACTAAATGGGAAGGAGCAGCAATTGCCTGGAATGGGACAATTCCTTTCTTCTGA
- the mindy4b gene encoding inactive ubiquitin carboxyl-terminal hydrolase MINDY-4B isoform X5, with product MEGNIRRTWKPFERLKVEEETEDVSCSPSTHSFHNSSNLLTVPYSIPRALAISPSLGGHPLSPELAISLRKILFGNTFHIFNYEWKKSYFKFREPYSKLAYALEAERGGTRAIQMAVQAHVIKYLLFSQPLSSECCGMESLLEIGEKEQERALAAALADILWTAGEEGTATVSLVTPDRCFTPHLDYKLDNFTERLQLFTFKEKEDVTKFIYEHIKCFNEEGSHGVILFLYSLIFSRSIIRLQDDLDLSMTHLLQFGLGNFVCRQALLNLLLTGRASPNVFNGKLLCDEHGNALDQPLHGVLTRSNVGYLHWSREQAEHGSLPAVGSMLKTPKLPVWVCNVNGTYSVLFSPNRSLLSDWKMEHLFHLYFYNGQPSQVSTAMLTIDTHSHHWEAKSRDGQGDPEKRFPSVEMTIRTKWEGAAIAWNGTIPFF from the exons ATGGAGGGAAATATTCGACGCACGTGG AAACCTTTTGAGAGGCTTAAAGTTGAGGAAGAAACTGAAGATGTTTCATGTTCTCCCTCAACTCATTCATTTCACAACAGTAGCAACCTGCTAACAGTGCCCTACTCAATCCCACGTGCACTAGCTATCTCTCCCAGTCTGGGAGGACACCCATTGTCACCTGAACTTGCAAtc AGTCTGAGAAAGATATTGTTTGGAAACACATTTCACATCTTCAATTATGAGTGGAAGAAATCCTATTTCAAATTTCGGGAGCCATATTCCAAACTGGCCTATGCGTTGGAGGCAGAAAGA GGGGGAACACGGGCCATTCAGATGGCAGTCCAGGCCCACGTTATAAAATACTTGCTTTTTTCACAGCCATTGAGCTCGGAGTGCTGTGGAATGGAGAG TCTGTTGGAGATTGgggagaaagagcaagagagggCTTTAGCTGCTGCTTTGGCTGATATTTTATGGACAGCTGGTGAGGAGGGCACTGCCACCGTCTCCTTGGTTACGCCAGATCGCTGTTTCACCCCCCACCTGGACTACAAACTGGACAACTTTACAGAGCGG TTGCAGCTTTTCACCtttaaagagaaagaagacGTCACAAAATTTATATATGaacatattaaatgt TTTAATGAGGAGGGAAGCCATGGAGTCATTCTGTTTCTGTATAGTTTGATCTTCTCAAGGTCGATTATTAG ATTGCAAGATGACCTGGATTTAAGCATGACTCATCTCCTGCAGTTTGGCTTGGGCAACTTTGTTTGTCGCCAG GCTCTTTTAAACCTGCTGTTGACTGGTCGTGCCAGTCCTAATGTCTTCAATGGGAAGTTGTTATGCGATGAGCATGGAAATGCACTGGACCAACCACTCCATGGAGTTCTGACTCGGAGTAATGTGGGATACCTACACTGGAGCCGAGAACAAGCGGAACATGGCAGTCTGCCTGCT GTGGGAAGCATGCTGAAGACACCCAAACTTCCTGTTTGGGTTTGCAACGTCAACGGTACCTACAGCGTTTTATTTAGTCCAAACCGATCTCTGCTGTCTGACTGGAAGATGGAACATCTCTTTCACCTCTACTTCTACAATGGCCAACCATCCCAAGTCAGTACTGCAATGCTCACTATAG ATACACATTCGCATCACTGGGAGGCTAAAAGCAGAGATGGTCAAGGAGACCCTGAAAAGAGGTTTCCCTCTGTAGAGATGACCATCCGGACTAAATGGGAAGGAGCAGCAATTGCCTGGAATGGGACAATTCCTTTCTTCTGA
- the mindy4b gene encoding inactive ubiquitin carboxyl-terminal hydrolase MINDY-4B isoform X1 — MFAKSHLKKRHNHVTKDGGKSKMENGLGKESDKNTDLDDILSQIEELGKWREIFDARGLELHNCSEKKPFERLKVEEETEDVSCSPSTHSFHNSSNLLTVPYSIPRALAISPSLGGHPLSPELAISLRKILFGNTFHIFNYEWKKSYFKFREPYSKLAYALEAERGGTRAIQMAVQAHVIKYLLFSQPLSSECCGMESLLEIGEKEQERALAAALADILWTAGEEGTATVSLVTPDRCFTPHLDYKLDNFTERLQLFTFKEKEDVTKFIYEHIKCFNEEGSHGVILFLYSLIFSRSIIRLQDDLDLSMTHLLQFGLGNFVCRQALLNLLLTGRASPNVFNGKLLCDEHGNALDQPLHGVLTRSNVGYLHWSREQAEHGSLPAVGSMLKTPKLPVWVCNVNGTYSVLFSPNRSLLSDWKMEHLFHLYFYNGQPSQVSTAMLTIDTHSHHWEAKSRDGQGDPEKRFPSVEMTIRTKWEGAAIAWNGTIPFF; from the exons ATGGAGAACGGGCTGGGCAAGGAGAGTGACAAGAACACAGACCTCGATGACATTCTGAGTCAGATAGAAGAGCTGGGAAAATGGAGGGAAATATTCGACGCACGTGG ATTGGAACTGCACAACTGTTCAGAAAAA AAACCTTTTGAGAGGCTTAAAGTTGAGGAAGAAACTGAAGATGTTTCATGTTCTCCCTCAACTCATTCATTTCACAACAGTAGCAACCTGCTAACAGTGCCCTACTCAATCCCACGTGCACTAGCTATCTCTCCCAGTCTGGGAGGACACCCATTGTCACCTGAACTTGCAAtc AGTCTGAGAAAGATATTGTTTGGAAACACATTTCACATCTTCAATTATGAGTGGAAGAAATCCTATTTCAAATTTCGGGAGCCATATTCCAAACTGGCCTATGCGTTGGAGGCAGAAAGA GGGGGAACACGGGCCATTCAGATGGCAGTCCAGGCCCACGTTATAAAATACTTGCTTTTTTCACAGCCATTGAGCTCGGAGTGCTGTGGAATGGAGAG TCTGTTGGAGATTGgggagaaagagcaagagagggCTTTAGCTGCTGCTTTGGCTGATATTTTATGGACAGCTGGTGAGGAGGGCACTGCCACCGTCTCCTTGGTTACGCCAGATCGCTGTTTCACCCCCCACCTGGACTACAAACTGGACAACTTTACAGAGCGG TTGCAGCTTTTCACCtttaaagagaaagaagacGTCACAAAATTTATATATGaacatattaaatgt TTTAATGAGGAGGGAAGCCATGGAGTCATTCTGTTTCTGTATAGTTTGATCTTCTCAAGGTCGATTATTAG ATTGCAAGATGACCTGGATTTAAGCATGACTCATCTCCTGCAGTTTGGCTTGGGCAACTTTGTTTGTCGCCAG GCTCTTTTAAACCTGCTGTTGACTGGTCGTGCCAGTCCTAATGTCTTCAATGGGAAGTTGTTATGCGATGAGCATGGAAATGCACTGGACCAACCACTCCATGGAGTTCTGACTCGGAGTAATGTGGGATACCTACACTGGAGCCGAGAACAAGCGGAACATGGCAGTCTGCCTGCT GTGGGAAGCATGCTGAAGACACCCAAACTTCCTGTTTGGGTTTGCAACGTCAACGGTACCTACAGCGTTTTATTTAGTCCAAACCGATCTCTGCTGTCTGACTGGAAGATGGAACATCTCTTTCACCTCTACTTCTACAATGGCCAACCATCCCAAGTCAGTACTGCAATGCTCACTATAG ATACACATTCGCATCACTGGGAGGCTAAAAGCAGAGATGGTCAAGGAGACCCTGAAAAGAGGTTTCCCTCTGTAGAGATGACCATCCGGACTAAATGGGAAGGAGCAGCAATTGCCTGGAATGGGACAATTCCTTTCTTCTGA
- the mindy4b gene encoding inactive ubiquitin carboxyl-terminal hydrolase MINDY-4B isoform X3 produces MCESEFWLNCHMHVGLEMEDYKQLFQSISTLQSSRHGYIELLQEEVKRNQDKPFERLKVEEETEDVSCSPSTHSFHNSSNLLTVPYSIPRALAISPSLGGHPLSPELAISLRKILFGNTFHIFNYEWKKSYFKFREPYSKLAYALEAERGGTRAIQMAVQAHVIKYLLFSQPLSSECCGMESLLEIGEKEQERALAAALADILWTAGEEGTATVSLVTPDRCFTPHLDYKLDNFTERLQLFTFKEKEDVTKFIYEHIKCFNEEGSHGVILFLYSLIFSRSIIRLQDDLDLSMTHLLQFGLGNFVCRQALLNLLLTGRASPNVFNGKLLCDEHGNALDQPLHGVLTRSNVGYLHWSREQAEHGSLPAVGSMLKTPKLPVWVCNVNGTYSVLFSPNRSLLSDWKMEHLFHLYFYNGQPSQVSTAMLTIDTHSHHWEAKSRDGQGDPEKRFPSVEMTIRTKWEGAAIAWNGTIPFF; encoded by the exons ATGTGTGAAAGTGAATTTTGGCTCAATTGCCATATGCATGTAGGCCTTGAAATGGAAGATTATAAGCAGCTGTTCCAGAGCATCAGCACTTTGCAGTCTTCCAGACATGGATACATCGAACTGCTTCAAGAGGAGGTGAAGAGAAATCAGGAT AAACCTTTTGAGAGGCTTAAAGTTGAGGAAGAAACTGAAGATGTTTCATGTTCTCCCTCAACTCATTCATTTCACAACAGTAGCAACCTGCTAACAGTGCCCTACTCAATCCCACGTGCACTAGCTATCTCTCCCAGTCTGGGAGGACACCCATTGTCACCTGAACTTGCAAtc AGTCTGAGAAAGATATTGTTTGGAAACACATTTCACATCTTCAATTATGAGTGGAAGAAATCCTATTTCAAATTTCGGGAGCCATATTCCAAACTGGCCTATGCGTTGGAGGCAGAAAGA GGGGGAACACGGGCCATTCAGATGGCAGTCCAGGCCCACGTTATAAAATACTTGCTTTTTTCACAGCCATTGAGCTCGGAGTGCTGTGGAATGGAGAG TCTGTTGGAGATTGgggagaaagagcaagagagggCTTTAGCTGCTGCTTTGGCTGATATTTTATGGACAGCTGGTGAGGAGGGCACTGCCACCGTCTCCTTGGTTACGCCAGATCGCTGTTTCACCCCCCACCTGGACTACAAACTGGACAACTTTACAGAGCGG TTGCAGCTTTTCACCtttaaagagaaagaagacGTCACAAAATTTATATATGaacatattaaatgt TTTAATGAGGAGGGAAGCCATGGAGTCATTCTGTTTCTGTATAGTTTGATCTTCTCAAGGTCGATTATTAG ATTGCAAGATGACCTGGATTTAAGCATGACTCATCTCCTGCAGTTTGGCTTGGGCAACTTTGTTTGTCGCCAG GCTCTTTTAAACCTGCTGTTGACTGGTCGTGCCAGTCCTAATGTCTTCAATGGGAAGTTGTTATGCGATGAGCATGGAAATGCACTGGACCAACCACTCCATGGAGTTCTGACTCGGAGTAATGTGGGATACCTACACTGGAGCCGAGAACAAGCGGAACATGGCAGTCTGCCTGCT GTGGGAAGCATGCTGAAGACACCCAAACTTCCTGTTTGGGTTTGCAACGTCAACGGTACCTACAGCGTTTTATTTAGTCCAAACCGATCTCTGCTGTCTGACTGGAAGATGGAACATCTCTTTCACCTCTACTTCTACAATGGCCAACCATCCCAAGTCAGTACTGCAATGCTCACTATAG ATACACATTCGCATCACTGGGAGGCTAAAAGCAGAGATGGTCAAGGAGACCCTGAAAAGAGGTTTCCCTCTGTAGAGATGACCATCCGGACTAAATGGGAAGGAGCAGCAATTGCCTGGAATGGGACAATTCCTTTCTTCTGA